From one Bos indicus x Bos taurus breed Angus x Brahman F1 hybrid chromosome 7, Bos_hybrid_MaternalHap_v2.0, whole genome shotgun sequence genomic stretch:
- the CALR gene encoding calreticulin: MLLPVPLLLGLLGLAAADPTVYFKEQFLDGDGWTERWIESKHKPDFGKFVLSSGKFYGDQEKDKGLQTSQDARFYALSARFEPFSNKGQTLVVQFTVKHEQNIDCGGGYVKLFPAGLDQTDMHGDSEYNIMFGPDICGPGTKKVHVIFNYKGKNVLINKDIRCKDDEFTHLYTLIVRPNNTYEVKIDNSQVESGSLEDDWDFLPPKKIKDPDAAKPEDWDDRAKIDDPTDSKPEDWDKPEHIPDPDAKKPEDWDEEMDGEWEPPVIQNPEYKGEWKPRQIDNPEYKGIWIHPEIDNPEYSPDSNIYAYENFAVLGLDLWQVKSGTIFDNFLITNDEAYAEEFGNETWGVTKAAEKQMKDKQDEEQRLHEEEEEKKGKEEEEADKDDDEDKDEDEEDEDEKEEEEEEDAAAGQAKDEL; the protein is encoded by the exons ACGGGTGGACCGAGCGCTGGATCGAATCCAAGCACAAACCGGATTTTGGCAAATTCGTTCTCAGTTCCGGCAAGTTCTATGGTGACCAAGAGAAAGATAAAG GCCTGCAGACTAGCCAGGATGCCCGGTTCTACGCTCTGTCGGCCAGATTTGAGCCCTTCAGCAACAAGGGTCAGACGCTGGTGGTGCAGTTCACAGTGAAACACGAGCAGAACATCGACTGTGGGGGCGGCTATGTGAAGCTGTTTCCAGCTGGTTTGGATCAGACAGACATGCACGGAGACTCCGAATACAACATAATGTTTG GCCCGGACATCTGTGGCCCTGGCACCAAGAAGGTTCATGTCATCTTCAACTACAAGGGCAAGAATGTGCTGATCAACAAGGATATCCGCTGCAAG GACGATGAATTCACCCACCTGTACACGCTGATTGTGCGGCCTAATAATACCTATGAGGTGAAGATTGACAACAGCCAGGTGGAGTCAGGCTCCTTGGAGGACGATTGGGATTTCTTGCCACCCAAGAAGATAAAGGATCCTGATGCCGCTAAGCCTGAAGACTGGGACGATCGCGCCAAGATCGATGACCCTACAGACTCCAAGCCTGAG GATTGGGACAAGCCTGAGCACATTCctgaccctgatgctaagaaaccTGAGGACTGGGATGAAGAGATGGACGGAGAGTGGGAACCACCTGTTATTCAGAACCCAGAGTACAAG GGGGAGTGGAAACCCAGGCAGATCGACAACCCAGAGTACAAGGGCATTTGGATCCATCCAGAGATTGACAACCCTGAGTATTCCCCTGACAGCAACATCTATGCCTATGAAAACTTCGCTGTTCTAGGCTTGGATCTTTGGCAG GTCAAGTCTGGCACCATCTTTGACAACTTCCTCATCACCAACGATGAAGCGTATGCTGAGGAGTTTGGCAACGAGACGTGGGGTGTTACAAAG GCAGCAGAAAAGCAAATGAAGGACAAGCAGGATGAAGAGCAGAGGCtacatgaggaggaggaggagaagaaaggcaaggaggaggaagaggcagacAAAGATGATGACGAAGACAAGGATGAGGATGAGGAGGATGAagatgagaaggaagaggaggaggaagaagatgcTGCCGCTGGCCAGGCCAAGGATGAGCTGTAG